One region of Vallitalea okinawensis genomic DNA includes:
- a CDS encoding SDR family NAD(P)-dependent oxidoreductase — protein sequence MRRFENKVAFITGAGSGIGEATAIQLAQEGATVTIIGRTLSKLEKVLEKIKAFNGEALALAADVSDYEQIKEAVKKTVETYGKVDLAVNNAGVNQHFAKAGDLSIDEYHRVTGICFDGIFYSMKAVIPYMSANGSGSIVNITSVFGRRGMPFNLAYSSSKHGGHGMTKAAALDYAENNIRVNTILPGVIDTPLLDTEPEAVENFKQQIPIKRLGKPEEVANAICFLLSDEASYITGTELVVDGGFLV from the coding sequence ATGAGAAGGTTTGAAAATAAAGTTGCATTTATAACTGGTGCGGGATCAGGAATAGGTGAAGCTACTGCAATTCAATTAGCTCAAGAAGGTGCAACAGTAACTATTATTGGTCGTACCCTATCTAAGTTAGAAAAAGTTCTTGAAAAAATAAAGGCTTTCAATGGTGAAGCACTAGCTCTTGCAGCAGACGTATCCGATTATGAGCAAATTAAAGAGGCTGTTAAAAAGACGGTTGAAACATATGGTAAAGTAGATTTAGCTGTCAATAACGCTGGTGTTAATCAACATTTTGCTAAGGCTGGAGATCTATCAATTGATGAATATCATCGAGTAACAGGTATTTGTTTTGATGGTATATTTTATTCTATGAAAGCAGTAATTCCTTATATGTCAGCAAATGGTTCAGGATCTATAGTCAATATAACGTCTGTATTTGGGCGAAGAGGTATGCCTTTTAATTTAGCATACTCAAGTAGTAAACATGGTGGTCATGGTATGACTAAAGCTGCTGCATTGGATTATGCTGAGAATAACATTAGAGTAAATACTATATTACCTGGTGTAATTGATACTCCTCTACTAGATACAGAGCCTGAAGCTGTAGAAAACTTTAAACAGCAAATACCAATTAAAAGATTAGGAAAACCAGAAGAAGTTGCAAATGCTATCTGCTTTTTATTATCAGATGAAGCATCTTATATTACAGGAACTGAGTTAGTAGTTGATGGTGGTTTTTTAGTTTAA
- a CDS encoding DUF6144 family protein, translating into MDNQYPMVYVNKMAKEMDKVVGEKLRNEILKGCENLTSKDNKEKRADAMKCVMSNMELLLEEKDIIQIREECACKPQKFIKVVNKIKSDTINYNERLKKLQDTGFAGAVTKENENTFRVEFRTNYCFCGMVGKSKTNIPLSWCHCCKEHIKWLYEKTLEREFSVGLVTSIIAGGEDCVFMMSQK; encoded by the coding sequence ATGGATAATCAATATCCAATGGTGTATGTTAATAAAATGGCTAAGGAAATGGATAAAGTAGTGGGTGAAAAACTTAGAAATGAAATATTAAAAGGTTGTGAAAACTTAACTTCAAAAGATAATAAAGAAAAAAGAGCAGATGCAATGAAATGTGTAATGAGTAATATGGAACTACTTTTAGAAGAAAAAGATATCATTCAAATTAGGGAAGAGTGTGCATGTAAACCACAAAAATTCATTAAAGTAGTAAATAAAATTAAATCTGATACAATTAACTATAATGAAAGACTTAAGAAACTTCAAGACACTGGTTTTGCAGGAGCGGTCACTAAAGAGAATGAAAATACATTTAGAGTAGAGTTTCGCACTAACTACTGTTTCTGTGGTATGGTAGGGAAAAGTAAAACTAATATACCTTTATCATGGTGTCATTGTTGCAAAGAACATATAAAGTGGTTATATGAAAAAACATTAGAAAGGGAATTTAGTGTGGGGTTAGTAACATCTATCATTGCAGGTGGAGAAGATTGTGTTTTTATGATGAGTCAGAAATAA
- a CDS encoding S66 family peptidase: protein MMKPKRLKKGDKISIVSLSWGGLGDEDFIHKFNIAKDRLEHEFGLEVVCMPHALKGSDFVSQHPELRAKDLMDAFLDESISAIFCAIGGDDTIRILPYINFETIRNNPKIFMGYSDSTINHFMMYKAGLVSFYGPSIMCEFGEYVKMFDYTKKAVNDILFDDWNEYSLNPSSQWTDDYIYWQESNMNTPHSMKKDTHGYEIINGVGTVKGHLLGGCIDVFMMANGTKIWPTLDEWSNSILFIETSEDKPSPDFIKWTFRNLAAQGILNVINGIIVGKPQGEKYYEEYKSAINQVVANEEKLTNLPIFYNVNFGHAKPIGIIPYGITAELNCINKTITYLETPTTK, encoded by the coding sequence ATGATGAAGCCAAAGAGATTAAAAAAAGGTGATAAAATTTCTATCGTTAGTCTTTCATGGGGAGGATTAGGTGACGAGGATTTTATTCATAAGTTTAATATTGCAAAAGACAGATTGGAACATGAATTTGGTTTAGAAGTAGTTTGTATGCCACATGCCTTAAAAGGTAGTGACTTCGTATCACAACATCCTGAACTAAGAGCTAAGGATTTAATGGATGCATTTTTAGATGAATCAATTTCAGCTATTTTCTGTGCCATAGGTGGTGACGATACAATACGCATACTGCCATATATAAATTTCGAAACCATAAGAAACAATCCTAAAATATTTATGGGTTATTCTGATAGTACCATTAATCACTTTATGATGTACAAGGCAGGACTTGTTTCATTTTATGGGCCTTCTATAATGTGTGAGTTTGGTGAATATGTGAAAATGTTTGATTATACCAAGAAAGCTGTTAATGATATATTATTTGATGACTGGAATGAGTACTCACTAAATCCAAGTTCACAGTGGACAGATGATTATATTTATTGGCAGGAAAGTAATATGAATACACCTCATTCAATGAAAAAAGATACACATGGATACGAAATAATCAACGGTGTAGGAACTGTAAAAGGTCATTTGCTTGGTGGCTGTATTGATGTGTTTATGATGGCTAATGGGACTAAAATATGGCCTACTTTAGATGAATGGTCAAATTCAATTTTATTTATTGAAACGAGTGAGGATAAACCATCTCCAGATTTTATAAAATGGACGTTTAGAAACCTAGCTGCACAAGGAATTTTAAATGTAATAAATGGTATTATTGTGGGTAAGCCACAAGGTGAAAAATATTATGAAGAATATAAATCTGCAATAAATCAGGTTGTTGCCAATGAAGAAAAATTAACCAATTTGCCAATATTTTATAATGTGAATTTTGGACATGCTAAGCCCATTGGAATAATCCCATATGGTATCACTGCAGAATTAAACTGCATAAATAAGACAATTACTTATTTGGAAACACCAACAACTAAATAA
- a CDS encoding GNAT family N-acetyltransferase translates to MKFEFVPMTLDYADLIKKWKYTGYVKSIYMEPYFDTFNETGKMRGPGGCEGFVVLNQSRLVGLFEYYFIDEIMEIGLALKPELTGKGYGKDFVHQGIKFGIKNFEYKRKYIKLTVNILNKPAIKVYEKVGFEEHKRNEGEIEMRKYLT, encoded by the coding sequence ATGAAATTTGAATTTGTTCCAATGACTTTAGATTATGCTGATTTAATCAAAAAGTGGAAATATACAGGTTATGTAAAAAGTATTTATATGGAACCATATTTTGATACTTTTAACGAAACTGGTAAGATGAGAGGTCCAGGAGGGTGTGAAGGTTTTGTGGTATTAAATCAAAGTAGATTAGTTGGATTATTTGAGTATTATTTTATAGATGAAATTATGGAGATTGGACTTGCATTAAAACCTGAACTTACAGGTAAAGGATATGGAAAAGACTTTGTACATCAAGGAATTAAATTTGGGATAAAGAATTTTGAATATAAAAGAAAATATATTAAATTAACAGTAAATATTCTTAACAAACCAGCTATAAAAGTTTATGAAAAAGTAGGCTTTGAGGAACACAAGCGCAATGAAGGTGAGATTGAAATGAGGAAATACCTCACTTAA
- a CDS encoding DNA polymerase Y family protein — protein MKDKIIYHIDCNSAYLSWEAVYRLQQGSEIDLRNIPSIVGGNEENRHGIVLAKSIPAKKYKIRTGESVREAFSKCPILVNVPPNYNLYMKSSDAMVSILKEYSDQVQRFSVDESFVDVTNSLHLSGSDPIQLAYSIKDRIYNELGFTVNVGVSNNKLLAKMASDFKKPNRVHTLYPEEIEKKMWPLAVNDLFMVGRATTSKLFKLGIYTIGDLAKSDKDLLYAHLKSHGLLVWNYANGIEDSIVRKSNYEFMKGIGNGTTIAFDVDKPEIAYKVLLSLTESVGTRLREADKCAGLVSVSITTNEFTHASHQRKIMSCTDSTTKIYEIAKELFDELWDGTPIRKLRVRVSELVDNDFVQVSLYDDKNIQKLKAMDKAVDDIRRRFGSKSVVRACFVNSGLKAITGGVNEDDYPMMASIL, from the coding sequence ATGAAAGATAAAATCATTTATCACATTGATTGTAATTCAGCCTATCTATCATGGGAAGCTGTTTATCGTTTGCAGCAGGGTAGCGAAATTGATTTAAGAAATATTCCTTCCATTGTTGGAGGAAATGAAGAAAATAGGCACGGTATTGTTTTGGCTAAATCTATTCCTGCTAAAAAATATAAAATTAGAACTGGCGAAAGTGTTAGAGAAGCTTTTAGCAAATGCCCTATATTAGTTAATGTACCTCCTAATTATAATCTGTACATGAAATCTTCGGATGCGATGGTTAGCATTTTAAAGGAGTATAGTGATCAGGTTCAACGCTTTAGTGTGGATGAAAGTTTTGTTGATGTAACAAACTCACTCCACTTATCTGGTAGCGATCCTATTCAATTGGCCTATTCCATTAAAGATAGAATTTATAATGAACTTGGATTTACAGTTAATGTGGGGGTATCGAATAATAAATTACTGGCTAAAATGGCATCAGATTTCAAGAAACCCAATAGGGTCCATACCTTATATCCAGAGGAGATTGAAAAGAAAATGTGGCCTTTGGCTGTTAATGATTTGTTCATGGTAGGAAGAGCTACAACATCTAAATTGTTTAAATTGGGGATTTATACCATTGGTGATCTAGCTAAATCAGATAAGGACCTCCTTTATGCTCATCTTAAGAGTCATGGGTTACTGGTATGGAATTACGCAAACGGCATCGAAGATTCTATTGTTCGAAAGTCGAACTATGAATTTATGAAGGGGATTGGTAACGGTACAACTATTGCATTTGATGTTGATAAACCAGAAATAGCCTATAAAGTGTTATTGTCCTTAACAGAAAGCGTTGGAACGCGATTAAGAGAAGCAGATAAATGTGCTGGTCTTGTATCTGTCAGTATTACAACCAACGAGTTTACACATGCATCCCATCAAAGAAAAATAATGAGCTGTACAGATTCCACTACGAAAATCTATGAAATAGCCAAAGAATTATTTGATGAACTTTGGGATGGTACTCCCATTAGAAAGCTTCGGGTTCGTGTTTCTGAATTAGTTGATAATGACTTTGTTCAGGTTTCCCTTTATGATGATAAAAACATTCAGAAACTTAAAGCTATGGATAAGGCAGTTGATGACATAAGAAGGCGTTTCGGCTCTAAGTCTGTTGTCAGGGCATGTTTTGTTAACAGCGGTCTTAAAGCCATCACCGGTGGCGTTAATGAAGATGATTATCCAATGATGGCTAGTATTCTATAG
- a CDS encoding DUF4153 domain-containing protein, protein MKINQVVKSILKGIKNSIRRFPQAIGISAVCVILLIVIGELTNASESEELIESIGKITMVLAMGIPVSLCINLYFERLKDYKKYYFYSVYGAGAILLVIYYFLYLKDFEMVTITRYIGTSLVLYLIFLFISYLPNKDNYEAYVIKVFSRLLTTVLYSVVLYLGIAAILATTELLLEVNIQGRLYYYSWLVIIGVFAPSFLLAEIPVREDVLSVKDYSKLLKVLVLYIIIPLISVYTLILYIYFGKVIITSQWPEGLVSHLVLWYSVISAAVLFFITPMVREIKWVERYMKIYPKVLLPLIALMFVSIGIRINAYGVTENRYYVVALGIWVLIVMSYFSFVKSKKNIIIPISLAIITFISVFGPISSYSLSKYSQNKRFEQVLMKNAMFVDNKAIKATANVSEEDARTISSILNYFDYNHSLEDIKTLPEGFQMNDMEKVLGVEYIDKYYNTTDYFYFSTNEDAKIVDIKEYDYMFSYTNRNLEALSEAPLAIKFNDESGNLEIMQNGEEIYSKDFKIFINNLLKEYDATHKNDLPIEIMSYEEETDAIKVRVEFDNISGERNVSTGEIEYSRYSFDVFFTVK, encoded by the coding sequence TTGAAGATCAATCAAGTGGTGAAAAGTATATTAAAGGGAATAAAAAATAGTATAAGAAGATTCCCACAGGCAATAGGTATTTCAGCAGTTTGTGTCATCTTACTTATTGTCATTGGTGAGCTAACAAATGCATCAGAAAGTGAAGAGCTCATTGAAAGCATAGGAAAAATAACAATGGTTCTAGCTATGGGGATACCCGTATCATTATGTATTAACCTTTATTTCGAAAGGTTGAAGGATTATAAAAAATATTACTTCTATAGTGTATATGGTGCTGGGGCTATATTACTGGTTATTTACTATTTCCTTTACTTAAAAGATTTTGAGATGGTTACAATAACACGATATATAGGTACGAGTTTAGTTCTGTATTTGATATTTCTTTTTATATCCTATTTACCTAATAAGGATAACTACGAGGCTTATGTCATTAAGGTATTCAGCAGATTATTGACAACAGTTCTGTACTCAGTTGTTTTATACCTAGGTATAGCGGCTATTTTAGCTACTACAGAGTTGCTTCTTGAGGTCAATATTCAGGGTAGGCTTTATTATTACAGTTGGCTTGTTATCATTGGTGTATTTGCTCCATCATTTTTGCTTGCTGAGATACCAGTGAGAGAAGATGTATTGAGTGTAAAAGATTACTCCAAACTCCTTAAAGTACTAGTACTTTATATCATCATTCCTTTAATTTCAGTATATACATTGATACTCTATATATACTTTGGTAAAGTGATTATTACGAGTCAATGGCCAGAAGGACTTGTTTCTCACTTAGTACTCTGGTATTCAGTCATTAGTGCTGCGGTATTATTTTTCATAACACCTATGGTAAGAGAGATTAAGTGGGTTGAAAGATATATGAAGATTTATCCAAAAGTTTTGTTACCGCTGATAGCTCTAATGTTCGTTTCAATTGGAATTAGAATTAATGCTTATGGTGTAACTGAAAATAGATATTATGTAGTAGCACTTGGTATTTGGGTTCTGATCGTCATGAGTTATTTTTCCTTTGTAAAAAGCAAAAAAAATATAATAATACCTATTTCACTAGCGATCATAACTTTTATATCGGTATTTGGACCAATAAGTAGTTATTCACTGTCAAAATACAGTCAGAATAAAAGATTTGAACAGGTGCTTATGAAAAATGCTATGTTTGTGGACAATAAGGCTATAAAAGCTACTGCCAATGTGTCTGAAGAAGATGCTAGAACCATCAGTAGCATACTGAATTATTTTGATTACAATCATAGCTTAGAAGATATTAAGACCTTACCAGAAGGATTTCAGATGAATGATATGGAAAAGGTTTTAGGTGTAGAGTATATCGATAAGTATTATAATACAACAGATTATTTTTATTTTAGTACCAATGAGGATGCAAAGATAGTAGACATCAAAGAATATGATTACATGTTCAGTTATACTAATCGGAATCTAGAAGCCTTAAGTGAAGCTCCTTTAGCTATTAAATTTAATGACGAATCAGGTAACCTTGAAATTATGCAAAATGGAGAAGAAATATATAGTAAAGATTTTAAGATTTTTATAAATAATTTGCTGAAAGAATACGATGCAACACATAAAAACGATTTACCCATAGAAATCATGTCATATGAAGAAGAAACGGATGCCATAAAGGTAAGAGTTGAATTTGATAATATTTCAGGAGAGAGAAATGTATCAACAGGGGAGATCGAGTATTCAAGATATTCTTTCGATGTATTTTTTACAGTAAAATAG
- a CDS encoding TetR/AcrR family transcriptional regulator: protein MGKRDDILNATLKLIIKDGFENLTLAKILEESKAGSGTLYNYFSSKDDLIKELYKDLRKKISRFVLVDYDNNVSIRIRFEMFVRKYLNYCIDNLDEMNFIEQYSYFYYDSVDIAGMNDDGFYKALLSLLKEGQEQRLVRINRIELLIQIINGIVMSVAKGHNVGKFTLTDQEIQNVVNSCWDSIKA from the coding sequence ATGGGTAAGCGAGATGATATTTTAAATGCTACTTTAAAATTAATTATAAAAGATGGTTTTGAAAATTTGACTTTAGCTAAAATACTAGAGGAATCTAAGGCCGGATCAGGTACATTATACAATTATTTTTCTAGTAAAGATGACCTTATTAAAGAACTTTATAAAGATTTGCGTAAAAAAATTAGTAGATTTGTTTTGGTTGATTATGATAATAACGTGAGTATTCGAATTAGATTTGAAATGTTTGTAAGAAAATACTTGAATTACTGTATAGATAATTTAGATGAAATGAATTTTATAGAACAATATAGCTATTTCTACTACGATTCAGTAGATATTGCAGGTATGAATGATGATGGTTTTTACAAAGCGTTACTTTCTTTATTAAAAGAAGGACAAGAACAACGCTTAGTGAGGATTAATCGGATAGAGCTATTAATACAGATAATTAATGGTATAGTGATGTCTGTAGCCAAAGGACATAATGTTGGTAAATTTACTCTCACTGATCAAGAAATACAAAATGTCGTCAACTCATGTTGGGATTCAATTAAAGCGTAA
- a CDS encoding helix-turn-helix transcriptional regulator: MKVDRLLSILMMLVNKKKITAKELADYFEVSVRTIQRDMDTLNMAGVPIYADVGKNGGYQLLDNYKLNKSFLNVNEAKVLIAFLESLEQTVPYSEVKSIFNKFSTVLPDEIDDHKIVIKLNPLINEKNFKEHINILSNARDHFQKVHIKYMDINFRETSRIICPYSLVMMGSAWYIYGYCALREDFRIFKLSRIVSCEMLSEKFEVKELPETLPWDNNLDSRRESTKIILEVDKVLQGKLPDYFDYEDCKIEEDKIMVTLNFPVDEWLYSLLFGLVPYVKILEPAWLREEFVRRLQISIEKNIL, translated from the coding sequence ATGAAAGTTGATCGTTTGCTAAGTATTTTAATGATGCTTGTGAATAAAAAGAAGATAACTGCCAAGGAGCTAGCTGATTATTTTGAAGTATCTGTTAGAACAATACAGCGGGATATGGATACATTGAATATGGCTGGCGTACCAATATATGCTGATGTAGGTAAAAACGGAGGCTATCAACTTCTTGATAATTATAAATTGAATAAAAGCTTTCTCAATGTCAATGAAGCAAAAGTGTTAATTGCATTTTTAGAGAGTTTAGAACAGACAGTACCTTATTCAGAAGTCAAATCCATTTTCAATAAATTTTCAACGGTACTGCCAGATGAGATAGATGATCATAAAATTGTGATCAAATTGAATCCATTAATCAATGAGAAGAACTTTAAAGAGCATATCAATATCCTATCAAATGCAAGAGATCATTTTCAAAAAGTTCATATCAAGTATATGGATATTAATTTTAGGGAAACAAGTAGAATCATATGTCCGTACTCCTTAGTTATGATGGGCTCAGCATGGTATATCTATGGGTACTGTGCTCTTCGTGAGGACTTTAGGATATTTAAGTTGAGCAGAATTGTTTCATGTGAGATGCTGAGTGAGAAGTTTGAAGTTAAAGAATTACCAGAGACTTTGCCATGGGACAATAATTTAGATTCAAGAAGAGAGAGTACAAAAATTATTTTAGAAGTGGATAAAGTCCTCCAGGGTAAGCTACCGGATTATTTTGATTATGAGGACTGCAAAATTGAAGAAGATAAAATAATGGTTACTCTTAATTTCCCTGTTGATGAATGGTTATACTCCCTTTTATTTGGTTTGGTACCATACGTTAAGATTTTAGAACCAGCGTGGTTAAGAGAAGAATTTGTGAGAAGACTTCAAATATCTATAGAAAAAAATATTCTATGA
- a CDS encoding S8 family peptidase: MREENSNEIIKCHDIITSEEYIDIYHRVSIDSDIEAVAKEVNAECPQHVLEDYVLFHIKMDQEDCEEFYFNSEFSLLPNLFGLTSTSSIEAAGIGPVLNSKALNISGNGVLVGIIDTGIDYRHEAFIYENGTSKILSIWDQTIGGNPPEGFLYGSEYTNEVINKAINSEDSLSIVPSIDEIGHGTFMAGLSTGRPNRKEAFQGAAPDAELIIVKLKQAKKCLKDFLFVKEDAVAYQTSDIYQGIDYVFQKSKELDRPIVILLTLASSDGAHDGTFELEEMLAEYGKFNGVATVLAAGNEANSAHHYHGVFKENQDKIDVQLNVAENEKGVYLNMWCPLPDIVTIELISPSGNTTGKIPFKSGKWNKTNFPIESSIVNVLYQYTVERTEEENISILIKDPLPGLWTIVVYSALIIRGEFDIYLPINEFIHKNTIFMSPNPNETIVIPGTNTGNITVGGYNEVINSLYLPSGRGYTRVGRIKPDIVAPCVNVIGPYPRNTYGTMSGTSVGAAITAGASALLLEWGLLRGNEPFLNTIGIKNYLARGARRRKGIKYPNREWGYGELDLINTFKII, from the coding sequence TTGAGAGAAGAAAACTCAAATGAAATTATTAAATGTCATGATATCATAACTTCTGAGGAGTATATAGACATCTACCATCGAGTATCTATTGATAGCGATATTGAAGCGGTCGCAAAAGAAGTCAACGCTGAATGCCCTCAACACGTACTTGAGGATTACGTGTTATTTCACATTAAAATGGACCAAGAGGATTGTGAAGAATTTTACTTTAATAGTGAATTCTCTTTATTACCCAACTTATTTGGTTTAACCAGTACGAGTAGCATAGAAGCAGCAGGTATAGGACCAGTACTTAATAGTAAAGCTCTCAATATATCAGGTAATGGTGTGCTTGTTGGCATAATTGACACAGGTATTGATTACAGGCATGAAGCTTTTATATATGAGAATGGTACAAGTAAAATATTGAGTATTTGGGATCAGACAATTGGAGGAAATCCACCTGAAGGATTTTTATACGGTTCTGAATATACCAATGAAGTTATCAATAAAGCTATAAATTCAGAAGACTCCTTATCCATTGTACCTAGTATTGATGAAATAGGACATGGAACATTTATGGCTGGCTTATCAACAGGGCGACCTAATAGAAAAGAAGCTTTCCAAGGAGCAGCTCCTGATGCAGAATTAATTATTGTCAAGTTAAAACAAGCTAAAAAGTGTTTGAAGGATTTTTTATTTGTGAAGGAAGATGCGGTTGCTTATCAAACCAGTGACATTTACCAAGGCATCGATTATGTTTTTCAAAAATCAAAAGAATTAGATAGACCCATCGTTATTTTATTGACTCTTGCATCTTCAGATGGAGCACACGATGGAACATTTGAATTAGAGGAGATGTTAGCTGAGTATGGGAAATTTAATGGTGTAGCTACCGTTTTGGCAGCAGGAAATGAAGCCAACTCAGCACATCATTACCATGGTGTTTTTAAGGAAAACCAGGATAAAATAGATGTTCAACTCAATGTAGCTGAGAATGAAAAAGGTGTTTATTTAAACATGTGGTGTCCTCTTCCTGATATTGTCACCATAGAGCTGATTTCACCAAGTGGAAATACCACAGGGAAAATACCCTTTAAGTCTGGGAAGTGGAATAAAACTAATTTTCCCATTGAGTCATCTATTGTAAATGTTCTATATCAATATACTGTAGAAAGAACAGAAGAGGAGAATATATCTATTTTAATAAAAGATCCATTACCTGGATTATGGACCATTGTTGTATATTCCGCTCTTATCATTAGAGGAGAATTTGATATTTATTTACCTATCAATGAATTTATCCATAAAAACACTATTTTCATGAGCCCTAATCCCAATGAAACCATTGTTATACCCGGAACCAATACTGGTAACATAACTGTAGGAGGCTATAATGAAGTTATCAATAGCTTATACCTACCTTCAGGACGCGGTTATACAAGAGTAGGTCGAATAAAACCTGACATTGTAGCCCCCTGTGTAAATGTTATAGGTCCATATCCGAGAAATACCTATGGTACTATGTCTGGAACCAGTGTGGGGGCTGCTATTACAGCAGGAGCTAGTGCGCTTTTATTAGAATGGGGTCTATTAAGGGGAAATGAGCCATTCTTAAATACTATAGGTATAAAGAACTATCTAGCTAGAGGGGCGCGAAGAAGAAAAGGAATAAAATATCCTAATCGGGAATGGGGCTATGGGGAATTAGATCTTATTAACACGTTTAAGATCATTTAA
- a CDS encoding oxidoreductase has translation MKKVALVTGASSGIGEDTAQQLMNAGYIVYAAARRLERMNGLKRKGARVIHLDVTDDNSMVNCINTIIKDQGRIDVLVNNAGYGSYGALEDVSLDEAKRQFEVNIFGLARLTQLVLPQMRRHKSGKIINISSIGGKFGEPHGAWYHATKYAVEGLSDSLRMELKEFNIDVIIIEPGAIITEWSGIAQKKLLEVSGNTAYGDLTVKHANMMARYDGKGSQPSVIGKTIVKAVTVNNPKSRYAVGANSGMMLFFRKILSDKMFDRFMLSTMK, from the coding sequence ATGAAAAAAGTTGCTTTAGTTACTGGTGCTTCATCAGGAATTGGTGAAGACACTGCACAACAATTAATGAATGCAGGCTATATAGTCTATGCAGCAGCAAGACGATTAGAAAGAATGAATGGACTTAAGAGAAAAGGTGCAAGGGTAATTCATTTAGATGTAACTGATGATAATTCAATGGTCAATTGTATTAATACCATTATAAAAGACCAAGGAAGAATTGATGTACTTGTTAATAATGCTGGTTATGGTTCATATGGTGCTCTTGAAGATGTATCTCTTGATGAGGCAAAGAGACAATTTGAAGTGAATATTTTTGGTTTAGCAAGATTAACTCAGCTTGTATTGCCTCAAATGAGAAGACATAAATCAGGTAAAATCATTAATATCTCTTCTATTGGTGGTAAGTTTGGTGAGCCCCATGGCGCTTGGTATCATGCAACTAAATATGCTGTTGAGGGTTTAAGCGATAGTCTGAGAATGGAACTTAAAGAGTTTAATATTGATGTCATTATCATTGAACCAGGTGCTATTATAACAGAATGGAGTGGTATTGCACAGAAAAAATTACTTGAGGTTTCAGGTAATACAGCTTATGGGGATTTAACTGTGAAGCATGCTAACATGATGGCAAGATATGATGGTAAAGGTTCACAACCAAGTGTGATCGGAAAAACTATTGTTAAAGCTGTGACAGTTAATAATCCGAAATCTCGTTATGCTGTAGGAGCAAATTCAGGTATGATGCTATTCTTTAGAAAAATTCTTTCTGACAAAATGTTTGACAGATTTATGCTTAGTACAATGAAATAG
- a CDS encoding zinc ribbon domain-containing protein has translation MNICQSCGMPMEKEELYGKNKDGSVNKEYCIYCYPNGEFNKPDETFEEMVETCVPFMMKEGYTEEQAREYLNNNLRNLKRWA, from the coding sequence ATGAATATTTGCCAAAGCTGTGGAATGCCAATGGAGAAGGAAGAATTATATGGAAAGAACAAAGATGGATCAGTGAACAAAGAATACTGCATTTACTGTTATCCTAATGGCGAGTTCAATAAACCAGATGAGACTTTTGAAGAAATGGTAGAAACATGTGTACCTTTCATGATGAAAGAAGGTTATACAGAAGAGCAAGCAAGAGAATATCTTAATAATAATTTAAGAAATCTAAAGCGATGGGCATAA